Proteins from one Chitinophaga oryzae genomic window:
- a CDS encoding ligand-binding sensor domain-containing protein, translated as MERSFTARVRYHFILYLLLPWYASIANGQPVYFRHYQVEDGLANNTVFSVFQDSRGFMWFGTKEGLNRFDGVTFRAFDMKQQGQQDIKEFVYCIVEGIHRTLWTGTRKGLYEFDPRTENFSLLDGTKGREILDIKSDGKGKIWFTSDLQLYCYDEGSGQLRHYGMDSLKIAAICLTETQTLWACSLDGYLFRYDAGKDTFHCMNSVLPPHEQRPNEINRIFSTASGQLLIGSIRGLTAYDPERHTYRPLLGLPVQKKPVYVRDILAFSKDEYWIASESGLYSINTKTGHTVNMRQQDANPYAISDNAAYTLYKDREGGIWCGTYFGGLNYYHSRHSYFKKYFRSSGSSGLSGNAVRELCADGEGHLWIGTEDAGLNRLDMHTGEVTRFTSPETVSSTNIHALLIDGHELWVGTFQQGLDVLDRHTGKRLRHYNAAPAVNGLKSNFIISACRTQHGDMLFGTSHGIYRYHRPTDRFTLVKGFPESIYVFSLYEDGMGVIWAGTIGHGLYFHNPRTGVSGNFSYDARNNQSLSSNSVSGISEDSEQQLWVSTEGGGVCRLDKTRRHFTRFNTGSGLPGDMVYKVLEDKNKQLWISTSKGLARYNPARDNWKIYTQAHGLLTDQFNYSSGYRDASGTLYFGSVRGLISFNPDFAATDKINPAVYFTNFQVHNQDLPAGSSALRQNISFTDTIRLKYDQSSFAISFAALTYVASDMTPYAYQLDGADKSWTYLPGNRKVYYTNLPPGDYTFRVRTVNSEGDWLNEERRLLILISPPWWLSRTAYGVYLLLVLSLIYLGVTAYHRRQKEKHRRKLALFEQEKEKEIYKAKIEFFTNVAHEIRTPLTLIKGPLEMVIDDAGDQPKLRKRLKSIERNTERLVALTDQLLDFRKTENQDFSLSFVQVNVPRLVQANYEAFMHAAQQKKLSFTLQLPEKSFHAFIDTEAFQKILSNLIGNAVKYAAEKVVIHVASPSEDVFRIAISNDGPLIPWAFREKIFEPFFRADTTHQPGSGIGLSLARVLTRLHNGTLELQQAGDGMNLFVLSLPVHQQIEFKLNAVQKKST; from the coding sequence TTGGAAAGATCATTTACAGCGCGGGTGAGATATCATTTTATTTTATACTTATTACTGCCCTGGTATGCCAGCATTGCCAACGGGCAACCTGTATATTTCCGTCACTACCAGGTAGAGGATGGACTGGCCAACAATACTGTATTTTCCGTTTTCCAGGATTCCCGGGGCTTTATGTGGTTTGGCACCAAGGAAGGCCTCAACCGCTTCGATGGCGTTACTTTCAGGGCGTTCGATATGAAACAGCAGGGCCAGCAGGATATAAAAGAGTTCGTTTATTGCATCGTTGAAGGAATTCACCGGACATTATGGACAGGTACCCGGAAAGGGCTCTATGAATTTGATCCACGCACAGAAAACTTTTCTTTGCTTGACGGCACCAAAGGCAGAGAGATCCTTGATATTAAATCAGACGGTAAAGGAAAGATATGGTTCACCTCAGACTTACAATTGTATTGTTATGATGAAGGGAGCGGTCAACTGCGTCATTACGGGATGGACTCCCTGAAAATAGCAGCTATCTGTTTAACAGAAACTCAAACATTATGGGCCTGTTCGCTCGATGGGTACCTGTTCCGCTATGACGCGGGGAAGGATACGTTTCATTGCATGAACAGCGTACTCCCGCCCCATGAGCAAAGACCCAACGAAATAAACCGGATTTTCAGCACTGCCTCCGGACAGCTGCTTATCGGCTCCATCCGGGGGCTGACAGCATACGATCCTGAACGCCATACCTACCGTCCGTTGCTGGGCCTTCCGGTACAGAAAAAGCCAGTGTACGTGCGCGACATCCTGGCCTTCTCAAAAGATGAATACTGGATCGCTTCAGAGTCCGGCCTGTACAGCATCAATACAAAAACCGGCCATACGGTGAATATGCGGCAACAGGATGCCAACCCTTATGCTATTTCAGACAACGCTGCCTACACGCTTTACAAGGACAGGGAAGGCGGTATCTGGTGCGGTACATATTTCGGCGGTCTCAACTACTACCACAGCCGCCACAGTTATTTCAAAAAATATTTCCGCAGCAGTGGTTCGTCGGGCCTGAGCGGGAACGCGGTCAGGGAATTATGTGCCGATGGAGAAGGCCATCTGTGGATAGGTACAGAGGATGCAGGACTGAACAGACTGGATATGCATACAGGAGAAGTAACCCGTTTTACTTCTCCTGAAACGGTTTCCTCTACCAACATACATGCCCTGCTGATTGATGGCCATGAGCTATGGGTGGGCACCTTCCAGCAGGGGCTCGATGTGTTGGACCGTCATACCGGCAAACGGCTACGGCACTACAATGCAGCCCCAGCAGTCAACGGGCTGAAGTCCAATTTTATTATCTCCGCCTGCAGAACACAGCACGGGGACATGTTATTTGGCACAAGTCATGGCATTTATCGATATCACCGTCCTACCGACCGTTTTACCCTGGTAAAGGGGTTCCCTGAAAGCATATATGTATTCAGCCTGTATGAAGACGGGATGGGCGTCATCTGGGCGGGCACGATCGGCCACGGCCTGTATTTTCATAACCCCCGGACAGGCGTATCGGGAAATTTCAGCTACGATGCCCGCAACAACCAAAGCCTGAGCAGCAACAGCGTATCCGGCATTTCGGAGGACAGTGAACAGCAGCTGTGGGTATCGACAGAAGGTGGTGGCGTGTGCAGGCTGGACAAAACCCGGCGTCATTTCACCCGGTTCAATACAGGTTCCGGTTTGCCGGGCGATATGGTATATAAAGTATTGGAAGATAAAAACAAGCAGCTCTGGATCAGCACCTCCAAGGGACTGGCGCGTTACAATCCTGCCAGGGATAACTGGAAGATATACACGCAGGCCCATGGCCTGCTCACGGACCAGTTCAATTACAGTTCAGGATACCGGGATGCTTCCGGCACCTTGTATTTTGGCAGTGTAAGAGGGCTGATTAGTTTTAACCCGGATTTTGCGGCAACGGACAAAATCAATCCGGCCGTATACTTCACGAACTTCCAGGTCCACAACCAGGACCTCCCGGCCGGCAGCAGCGCGCTGCGTCAAAACATTTCGTTCACGGACACCATCAGGCTCAAATACGACCAGTCCTCTTTTGCCATCAGCTTTGCCGCGCTCACCTACGTCGCGTCTGACATGACGCCCTATGCCTACCAGCTCGACGGAGCAGACAAAAGCTGGACATATCTGCCGGGCAACCGTAAAGTTTATTACACCAATCTCCCCCCGGGAGACTATACCTTCAGGGTGCGGACGGTCAATAGCGAGGGTGACTGGTTAAACGAGGAAAGGAGATTACTGATCTTAATTTCTCCTCCCTGGTGGCTCAGCCGCACTGCTTACGGGGTTTATCTGTTGTTGGTGTTATCATTAATTTACCTGGGGGTCACCGCTTATCACCGGCGTCAGAAAGAAAAGCATCGGCGAAAGTTAGCGCTTTTCGAACAGGAGAAAGAAAAGGAGATTTACAAAGCAAAAATCGAATTCTTTACAAATGTGGCTCATGAAATCCGGACACCTTTAACGTTAATTAAAGGACCGCTCGAAATGGTGATCGATGACGCCGGTGACCAACCGAAGCTCAGAAAGCGTTTGAAAAGCATAGAACGAAATACGGAACGGCTGGTAGCGCTGACGGACCAGTTACTGGATTTCCGCAAAACAGAAAACCAGGATTTTTCGCTCAGTTTTGTGCAGGTGAATGTGCCCAGGTTGGTACAGGCCAACTACGAGGCGTTTATGCATGCCGCCCAACAGAAGAAGTTATCATTTACGCTTCAATTGCCGGAAAAGAGCTTCCATGCTTTCATTGATACGGAAGCATTTCAAAAGATACTCAGTAACCTGATCGGCAATGCCGTAAAATATGCAGCGGAGAAAGTGGTGATACACGTAGCATCTCCATCTGAGGATGTTTTCCGCATAGCCATCAGTAACGATGGTCCATTGATTCCATGGGCATTCCGGGAAAAAATCTTCGAGCCTTTCTTCCGTGCAGACACCACCCATCAGCCGGGATCGGGCATAGGTTTATCGCTGGCCCGTGTACTTACCCGGCTGCATAATGGAACACTGGAACTGCAACAGGCCGGTGACGGGATGAATCTTTTTGTTCTTTCTCTTCCGGTACATCAGCAAATAGAATTCAAGCTGAATGCTGTACAAAAAAAAAGCACCTGA
- a CDS encoding response regulator transcription factor, translating to MQPTLLIVDDNKEILEFVDDILGGDYQIIQAMSAQQALEVLAATSIQLVISDVMMPETDGFELCKIIKSTPEYRHIPVVLLTAKNTLMSRIEGLETGADAYIDKPFSPRHLKVQVANLITNRNIVRDYFASAPLLHIATVAGNKADELFLEQLKEVILQHLDNPQLDGGFLADALNMSRPTLYRKIKAVSDLTIHELINQTRLKKAAELLAEGKYRVSEVSYIMGFSSPNHFNRVFFKQFGVSPTGYVKRGGQS from the coding sequence ATGCAACCAACACTGCTGATAGTAGATGACAACAAGGAAATCCTGGAGTTCGTGGATGACATCCTGGGAGGGGATTATCAGATCATCCAGGCGATGAGCGCGCAACAGGCGCTCGAAGTATTGGCTGCCACCTCTATACAGCTGGTGATCAGCGATGTGATGATGCCGGAAACAGATGGTTTTGAACTCTGTAAAATCATTAAGTCGACCCCGGAATACCGCCATATCCCGGTGGTACTGCTTACCGCAAAAAACACCCTGATGTCGAGGATTGAAGGGCTGGAAACCGGTGCAGATGCATATATCGACAAACCTTTTTCTCCACGGCATCTGAAAGTGCAGGTTGCTAACCTGATCACCAACCGCAATATCGTCCGCGACTATTTCGCCAGCGCTCCGCTGCTGCATATTGCCACCGTAGCCGGGAACAAGGCGGACGAGCTGTTCCTGGAGCAGCTGAAAGAGGTTATTTTGCAGCACCTCGACAATCCTCAACTGGATGGCGGGTTCCTTGCAGATGCGCTTAATATGAGCAGGCCTACATTATACCGGAAGATCAAAGCAGTGTCTGATCTGACTATCCACGAGCTGATCAATCAAACCAGGCTGAAGAAGGCGGCGGAATTACTTGCCGAAGGAAAGTACCGGGTGTCCGAAGTTTCCTATATTATGGGATTTAGTTCCCCGAATCATTTTAATCGTGTTTTTTTCAAACAATTTGGCGTATCGCCAACAGGGTATGTAAAAAGGGGCGGACAATCCTGA
- a CDS encoding nuclear transport factor 2 family protein translates to MTQIADKVLTTEQVVARFKELASQEKWFEIQDELFAEEVRSIEPERSVYMQDATGKAAVRKKAEDFVSRIEAVHRVYTSTPIVTGNHIAVARETDITVKPHGRVQLNEIMLYEVKDGQIILEQFFY, encoded by the coding sequence ATGACACAGATAGCAGACAAAGTGCTGACAACGGAACAGGTAGTAGCACGTTTTAAAGAACTGGCCTCCCAGGAAAAGTGGTTTGAGATCCAGGATGAATTATTCGCAGAAGAGGTGCGGAGCATCGAACCGGAGAGATCTGTTTACATGCAGGATGCCACCGGGAAAGCGGCTGTGCGGAAAAAAGCAGAGGACTTCGTCAGCCGGATTGAAGCAGTGCACCGCGTATACACCAGTACTCCGATCGTAACGGGCAATCATATAGCGGTGGCGAGGGAGACGGATATAACCGTGAAACCGCATGGCAGGGTCCAGCTGAACGAGATCATGCTGTATGAAGTGAAGGACGGCCAGATCATTCTCGAACAGTTTTTTTATTAG